One Deinococcus radiopugnans ATCC 19172 DNA segment encodes these proteins:
- the lysS gene encoding lysine--tRNA ligase — protein sequence MSDVPATPAPDGPPRPDNLHEQTVSRLNNLDAQVAAGFEASPYSYPRTHSTRDVLAAHPASDENGLEAGQDWPDETYALAGRVTLLRHMGKAAFADLTDEHGRLQLHFSKQDTENFGPTKKIDLGDIIGVRGVPFVTRTGQLTLRVTSWQPLVKSLHPLPSKFHGLQDEELRARRRYLDLMINPERRAAFRTRSRAIRYIRNFLDEREFMEVEGPTLQVVAGGTEAKPFKTHHNALSHDFSLRISLELYLKRLLVGGFERVYEIGRNYRNEGIDRTHNPEFTMLEAYFAYGDYQDMMRLVEEMVSGLVQEVTGSDRLTYQGKEISFALPFKRLDFVTALKEAAELDFEPTDLARLREWTDAKHPDLRKVPDYKLLDKLFGEYVEDNLIQPTFVTDVPLAISPLVKAHRSRPDLAERADLFVAGFELAPIYSELNDALDQRARFEAQSARRDAGDDEAHEQDEDFLLALEYGMPPAAGMGMGMDRLAMLLTDSDSIRDVLLFPLLRPEGQAGEAEAQV from the coding sequence ATGTCTGATGTTCCCGCCACCCCTGCGCCTGATGGCCCGCCCCGCCCCGACAATCTGCACGAGCAAACGGTCAGCCGCCTGAACAACCTGGACGCGCAGGTGGCCGCCGGCTTCGAGGCGTCGCCGTACTCGTACCCGCGCACCCACAGCACCCGCGACGTGCTGGCTGCCCATCCCGCCAGCGATGAAAATGGTCTGGAAGCCGGGCAGGACTGGCCCGACGAAACCTACGCGCTGGCCGGGCGCGTCACGCTGCTGCGGCACATGGGCAAGGCGGCGTTTGCCGATCTGACCGACGAACACGGCCGCCTGCAACTGCATTTCTCGAAACAGGACACCGAGAACTTTGGTCCCACCAAGAAGATCGATCTGGGCGACATCATCGGCGTGCGCGGAGTTCCCTTCGTGACCCGCACCGGGCAACTGACCCTGCGCGTGACCTCGTGGCAGCCGCTGGTCAAGAGCCTGCACCCGCTGCCCAGCAAGTTTCACGGCCTCCAGGACGAGGAACTGCGCGCCCGCCGCCGCTACCTGGACCTGATGATCAACCCCGAGCGCCGCGCCGCCTTCCGCACCCGCTCGCGTGCCATCCGGTACATCCGCAACTTTCTGGATGAGCGCGAGTTCATGGAGGTGGAGGGACCGACGCTACAGGTGGTGGCGGGCGGCACCGAGGCCAAGCCCTTCAAGACGCACCACAATGCCCTGTCGCACGATTTCAGCCTGCGCATCAGCCTGGAGCTGTACCTCAAGCGGCTGCTGGTGGGCGGCTTCGAGCGCGTCTACGAGATTGGGCGCAACTACCGCAACGAGGGCATCGACCGCACCCACAATCCCGAATTCACCATGCTGGAGGCGTATTTCGCCTATGGCGACTACCAGGACATGATGCGGCTGGTAGAGGAGATGGTCTCCGGGCTGGTGCAGGAAGTCACGGGTTCTGATCGGCTCACGTATCAAGGCAAGGAAATCAGCTTCGCCCTGCCGTTCAAGCGGCTGGATTTCGTGACCGCGCTGAAGGAGGCGGCAGAGCTGGACTTCGAGCCGACGGACCTCGCCAGACTGCGCGAGTGGACCGACGCCAAGCACCCGGACCTGCGCAAGGTGCCGGATTACAAGCTACTGGACAAGCTGTTCGGCGAGTACGTCGAGGACAACCTGATCCAGCCCACCTTCGTGACCGACGTGCCGCTGGCGATCAGCCCCCTCGTCAAGGCGCACCGCAGCCGCCCCGATCTGGCCGAGCGTGCGGACCTGTTCGTGGCTGGTTTCGAGCTGGCCCCGATCTATTCCGAGCTGAACGACGCCCTGGACCAGCGCGCCCGCTTCGAGGCCCAGAGTGCGCGCCGCGACGCTGGTGACGATGAGGCCCACGAACAGGACGAGGACTTCCTGCTGGCCCTGGAATACGGCATGCCGCCCGCCGCCGGCATGGGCATGGGCATGGACAGATTGGCGATGCTGCTGACCGACAGCGACAGTATCCGCGACGTGTTGCTGTTCCCGCTGCTGCGCCCCGAGGGGCAGGCGGGCGAGGCCGAAGCGCAGGTTTGA
- a CDS encoding MBL fold metallo-hydrolase — protein sequence MRLNDDLLVLELGTDFGTGPTLLHPVLILDAQAGHTLVDTGVPGMEGAIEAALAEVGATLKDVRQVIVTHHDLDHIGSLEAIVKTSGAQVWASERETPFIQGEEWPQKMPPQERVAALLADPQTPPHVRARLSLPRVAVRVDRTLHEGERLPLAGGVRVILTPGHTPGHLSLYLEGTGTLITGDALVSEGGQLQPPRAQLTPEMAAAGQSVNKMAELDVQTAVTYHGGVVQDDANGQLRRVAEGMTTAG from the coding sequence ATGCGACTCAACGATGACCTGCTGGTGCTGGAACTGGGCACCGACTTCGGCACTGGCCCCACCCTGCTGCACCCGGTGCTGATCCTGGACGCGCAGGCCGGGCACACCCTGGTGGATACCGGCGTTCCCGGCATGGAGGGGGCAATCGAGGCGGCGCTGGCCGAGGTGGGCGCCACGCTGAAGGACGTCCGCCAGGTGATCGTGACGCACCACGATCTGGATCACATCGGCAGTCTGGAGGCCATCGTGAAGACCAGTGGCGCGCAGGTGTGGGCTTCCGAGCGCGAGACCCCCTTCATTCAGGGCGAGGAATGGCCCCAGAAGATGCCGCCGCAGGAACGGGTGGCGGCCCTGCTGGCCGATCCACAGACCCCGCCCCACGTCCGCGCCCGCCTGAGCCTGCCGCGCGTGGCCGTCAGAGTAGACCGCACCCTGCACGAGGGTGAACGGCTGCCGCTGGCCGGGGGCGTGCGCGTGATCCTGACACCGGGCCACACCCCCGGCCACCTGAGCCTGTACCTGGAAGGCACGGGCACGTTGATTACTGGCGACGCGCTGGTTTCAGAGGGTGGACAGCTTCAGCCCCCCAGGGCGCAGCTCACGCCGGAGATGGCTGCGGCGGGCCAGTCGGTGAACAAGATGGCCGAACTGGACGTGCAGACTGCCGTGACCTACCACGGCGGCGTGGTGCAGGACGATGCGAACGGGCAACTGAGGCGGGTGGCGGAGGGCATGACCACGGCGGGCTGA